Proteins encoded together in one Camelina sativa cultivar DH55 chromosome 9, Cs, whole genome shotgun sequence window:
- the LOC104711213 gene encoding uncharacterized protein LOC104711213, whose product MANKALFHLLVIFFLSLSHIFILPSHASRPWSFMEKPTHHIDLPQHDVNVKEEVEERMVMELNDYPGSGANNRHLPRQRGCVIDC is encoded by the exons ATGGCCAACAAAGCTCTCTTCCATCTCCTGgtgatcttcttcttgtctctATCTCACATCTTCATCTTGCCTTCCCATGCTTCAA GACCTTGGAGTTTTATGGAAAAACCCACTCATCATATTGATCTCCCTCAACATGATGTG AACGTGAAGGAGGAGGTAGAAGAAAGGATGGTGATGGAGTTAAATGATTATCCAGGTTCCGGTGCCAACAACCGCCACTTGCCGCGTCAGCGAGGCTGTGTCATCGATTGCTga